A genomic segment from Sphingopyxis sp. DBS4 encodes:
- a CDS encoding UbiX family flavin prenyltransferase, with product MTLQKIVIAITGATGSIYGLRLLEMLREDPSCETHLVVSQAAVLNIREELPLTLKKFEASADVVHNIRNVGASIASGSFLCDGMIVAPCSMRTLAAIANGLSDNLITRAADVMLKERRPLTLMVRETPLNLAHLRNMAACTEMGAIIFPPVPAFYARPSSIDEIVDHSCIRVLDQFGIHRAADRRWTGLKGAEVMPLAQADKSERTI from the coding sequence ATGACGTTGCAAAAGATCGTGATCGCGATCACCGGCGCGACAGGATCAATCTACGGTCTGCGTCTGCTGGAAATGCTGCGTGAAGATCCGAGCTGCGAAACGCACCTCGTGGTCTCCCAGGCAGCCGTGCTCAACATCCGCGAGGAACTGCCGCTAACGCTGAAAAAATTTGAAGCGTCGGCTGACGTGGTTCATAACATACGGAATGTCGGCGCCAGTATCGCGAGCGGATCGTTTCTCTGTGACGGCATGATTGTCGCGCCCTGCTCCATGCGCACCCTTGCGGCGATCGCCAATGGGCTCTCCGACAATCTGATCACCCGAGCTGCCGACGTCATGCTCAAGGAGCGTCGTCCATTAACGCTCATGGTGCGAGAGACGCCCCTGAACCTTGCCCATCTTCGAAACATGGCAGCCTGTACCGAAATGGGGGCGATAATTTTCCCACCCGTCCCGGCGTTCTACGCTCGGCCATCGTCGATCGACGAAATCGTCGACCATAGCTGCATCCGGGTCCTCGACCAGTTCGGCATCCATCGGGCCGCCGATCGCCGATGGACCGGACTGAAGGGCGCAGAAGTGATGCCTCTGGCGCAGGCGGATAAATCGGAAAGGACAATTTGA
- a CDS encoding aldehyde dehydrogenase family protein produces the protein MRKDEVRGLDHWIGGSPVAPGDGAYFESLNPIDDSLYSRAAAGTPADVDRAVEAADTAYRRNRDLSAAAREGWMIKASALMERDASQFADTLVDEIGSPIAKAGFETRFATSFLRAAAGVPRRIRGETIPSDAPGRVSMSFREPVGVVAGITPFNVPLIKGIKQSAMALATGNAFVLLPSEAAPRVADQLARLWEEAGVPEGLFNIVYGDGAKIGDALTGHPKVRAITFTGSSRVGRHIARIAAEGFKKYTLELGGKSPLVVCADADIEKAVAAAIFSIFMYQGQVCMGASRIYVERPIFDRFSKAFAAAAAKLSSGDLRDPATMLGPIISGRQRARVRQHIDDARGKGAEILAGGEWTGHVCHATILSGVQPGMEVAAQETFGPVTSLYPFDDLDEALRLANDTEYGLSAAIFTRDIDKALRFAREIESGMVHVNAPTLHDEPHVPFGGSKASGFGREGTEADLEIMTEWKWVSIQTDAAVGGAH, from the coding sequence ATGCGTAAGGACGAAGTGAGGGGGCTTGACCACTGGATCGGCGGGTCACCGGTTGCCCCTGGCGACGGCGCTTATTTCGAAAGCCTGAACCCGATTGACGACAGTCTCTATTCCCGGGCGGCTGCCGGGACTCCGGCCGACGTCGATCGAGCAGTTGAGGCGGCCGACACGGCCTATCGCCGGAACCGCGACCTTTCCGCAGCCGCGCGCGAGGGATGGATGATAAAGGCTTCGGCTCTCATGGAGCGTGACGCATCGCAATTTGCCGACACGCTCGTTGATGAAATCGGCTCGCCGATCGCAAAGGCCGGTTTCGAGACCCGGTTCGCCACGAGCTTCTTGCGCGCGGCCGCAGGCGTTCCCCGGCGCATTCGCGGCGAGACTATTCCATCCGATGCGCCCGGCCGCGTCAGCATGAGTTTTCGCGAACCGGTCGGAGTCGTTGCCGGCATTACGCCGTTCAACGTCCCGCTGATCAAGGGGATCAAGCAGTCGGCCATGGCGCTCGCGACGGGCAATGCCTTCGTCCTGCTTCCGTCGGAAGCGGCACCGCGCGTGGCCGATCAACTCGCGCGCCTCTGGGAGGAAGCAGGCGTGCCCGAAGGCCTGTTCAACATTGTATATGGGGACGGCGCCAAAATCGGCGATGCGCTTACTGGCCATCCCAAGGTTCGCGCGATCACCTTCACGGGCTCGTCCCGGGTCGGGCGGCATATCGCGCGCATCGCAGCTGAAGGCTTCAAGAAATATACCCTCGAACTCGGCGGGAAGAGTCCTCTCGTCGTCTGCGCCGACGCCGACATCGAAAAGGCCGTGGCGGCCGCGATCTTCAGCATCTTCATGTATCAGGGCCAGGTGTGCATGGGGGCGTCGCGTATCTATGTCGAACGTCCGATCTTCGACCGGTTCTCCAAGGCTTTCGCTGCTGCAGCTGCGAAACTCTCATCCGGCGATCTGCGCGATCCCGCAACGATGCTGGGTCCTATCATTTCCGGGCGTCAGCGCGCGCGCGTGCGGCAGCATATCGATGACGCCCGCGGCAAGGGAGCCGAAATACTCGCCGGGGGCGAATGGACGGGCCATGTGTGCCATGCGACCATCCTCTCCGGTGTCCAGCCCGGGATGGAGGTAGCGGCCCAGGAAACCTTCGGGCCGGTCACGTCGCTCTATCCGTTCGATGACCTCGATGAAGCCCTCCGGCTTGCCAACGACACCGAATATGGCCTGAGCGCCGCGATCTTCACGCGCGACATCGACAAGGCGCTTCGGTTCGCTCGCGAAATCGAGTCCGGGATGGTCCATGTCAACGCGCCCACGTTGCACGACGAGCCTCACGTGCCGTTCGGCGGTTCCAAGGCTTCCGGATTTGGCCGCGAGGGCACCGAGGCCGATCTTGAAATCATGACCGAGTGGAAATGGGTGAGCATCCAGACCGACGCGGCCGTTGGGGGAGCACACTGA
- a CDS encoding aromatic ring-hydroxylating dioxygenase subunit alpha: protein MTKLDLDWPHNFNEIPKEVFVRKDVYDTELQRIFHGEEWHPVCHESEIPERGDFKTFRLAGIPLLIARGDDGIVRAFFNACSHRGNQLETAPMGNKQEFECPYHRWLFSTRGDLVGCPNQREFVPGFNRSDYPLAQPRMESVYGVVFVTMSARTEPLLECLGSIVETLRELVGGDGRLKLLGYQKVRYNTNWKSYTDNDGYHAPLLHQAFNLLNWQGGKGRQFTSTKRGHIGFESELSVARGDTMLEDPSIIEFKGQDPSVGSRIVSLFPTFVATKHLDVINLRFATPIDHERVEVHYAYFAHADDDEEMVRHRLRQSSNLLGPSGLISMEDASIFHRIHIGNHTPGAAIFQKGVRDKEKIEDEFLQNDESGNLPRWEYYREIMGFERRAA, encoded by the coding sequence ATGACGAAGCTAGATTTGGACTGGCCTCACAATTTCAATGAGATTCCGAAGGAAGTTTTTGTACGCAAGGACGTTTACGACACCGAACTGCAGCGCATTTTTCATGGCGAGGAGTGGCATCCGGTTTGCCATGAGAGCGAGATCCCGGAACGGGGGGATTTCAAGACGTTTCGTCTCGCCGGTATTCCCCTGCTGATCGCGCGCGGCGATGATGGTATCGTTCGCGCCTTCTTCAACGCCTGCTCGCACCGCGGGAACCAGCTCGAAACCGCTCCGATGGGTAACAAGCAGGAATTCGAATGCCCATATCATCGCTGGCTGTTCAGCACGCGGGGGGACCTGGTCGGGTGTCCGAACCAGCGCGAGTTCGTGCCTGGCTTCAACCGCTCCGACTATCCCTTGGCCCAACCCCGGATGGAGAGCGTCTACGGCGTCGTGTTCGTCACCATGTCCGCTCGAACCGAACCCCTTCTCGAATGCCTCGGATCGATCGTGGAAACGCTCCGCGAGCTCGTGGGGGGGGACGGCCGCCTCAAGCTGCTCGGCTACCAGAAGGTCCGGTACAACACGAACTGGAAGTCCTATACCGACAATGACGGCTATCATGCACCGCTCCTGCACCAGGCCTTCAATCTCCTAAACTGGCAGGGCGGTAAGGGGCGCCAGTTCACCAGCACGAAACGGGGCCATATAGGCTTTGAATCCGAGCTGTCGGTTGCCCGTGGCGATACGATGCTCGAAGATCCGTCGATCATCGAGTTCAAGGGGCAGGACCCCTCCGTCGGATCCCGGATCGTCAGCCTCTTTCCGACCTTCGTTGCAACGAAGCATTTGGACGTTATCAACCTGCGGTTCGCGACGCCCATCGATCATGAGCGGGTCGAAGTGCATTACGCTTATTTCGCGCATGCCGATGACGATGAGGAGATGGTGCGGCACCGCTTGCGCCAAAGTTCGAACCTCTTGGGTCCGAGCGGCCTGATCAGCATGGAAGACGCGTCGATTTTTCACCGGATTCATATCGGGAACCACACGCCCGGCGCGGCCATCTTTCAAAAAGGTGTCCGTGACAAAGAGAAGATCGAGGACGAGTTCCTTCAGAACGACGAGAGCGGAAATCTTCCGAGATGGGAATATTATCGGGAAATAATGGGTTTCGAAAGGCGCGCAGCATGA
- a CDS encoding alpha/beta fold hydrolase, protein MGSDVIREEKIEGRGLTSHTMIAGDPKKPAILLLHGAGPGAHAASNWRHLMPDLAENFFVIAPDLIGFGQSTIPDPFPDNVMAWIGVRVEQCLGLMDALEIDSAHIVGNSMGGALTLQLLSETPERFDKVILMGSIGAPAPRTPELVRLLSFYSDPRPARYRQLMHSFAYDADKFEGMEEIVSSRYQIATDPAVMSIASKMIDSMKVGIETLAMPPSILGKLPHDVLIFHGRQDRIVPLDTSLYLLEHLQHAELYVLDRSGHWSQLERWDIMRPMLERHFGARDWTTA, encoded by the coding sequence ATGGGTTCGGATGTCATCCGGGAAGAGAAAATCGAAGGACGCGGGCTTACGTCGCACACGATGATCGCCGGCGATCCCAAGAAGCCTGCCATATTACTTCTGCATGGCGCCGGGCCGGGTGCGCACGCCGCATCAAACTGGCGCCACCTAATGCCCGATCTCGCCGAAAATTTCTTCGTGATCGCACCCGATCTGATCGGATTTGGCCAGTCCACCATACCGGATCCGTTCCCGGACAATGTCATGGCGTGGATCGGTGTCCGCGTCGAACAATGCCTCGGACTGATGGACGCGCTTGAGATCGACAGCGCCCATATCGTCGGAAATTCGATGGGCGGCGCGCTGACACTGCAGCTTCTGAGCGAAACGCCCGAACGATTCGATAAGGTCATTCTCATGGGGTCGATAGGTGCCCCGGCGCCGCGGACGCCGGAGTTGGTTCGGCTGCTCTCCTTTTATTCCGATCCGCGCCCAGCGCGATATCGCCAGCTGATGCACAGCTTCGCCTATGACGCTGACAAGTTCGAAGGAATGGAAGAGATCGTATCGTCGCGCTATCAAATTGCGACCGATCCCGCTGTCATGTCCATCGCGTCGAAGATGATCGATTCGATGAAGGTCGGGATCGAAACGCTTGCAATGCCGCCGTCGATCTTGGGCAAGCTTCCGCACGACGTGCTGATTTTTCACGGCAGGCAGGACCGGATCGTCCCTCTCGATACGAGCCTCTATCTGCTTGAGCATCTCCAGCATGCCGAACTCTATGTTCTCGATAGGTCGGGACACTGGAGCCAGCTTGAGCGATGGGACATCATGCGCCCGATGCTCGAACGCCATTTTGGCGCACGCGACTGGACGACGGCCTGA
- a CDS encoding FAD-binding oxidoreductase, with product MRPPLPEGIAAADFSRALDELAGVVGKTWVFVDELPLSTYRDAYSPLADGTLLPSAAVAPESVEQVQRILAIANSFRLPIWTIGTGRNFAYGGPAPRKSGYLVLDLKRMNRIIEVNEKYGYALVEPGVSYMQLYRHLQRIGSKLWIDPAAPAWGGVMGNALEHGAGYTPYGDHFIMQCGMEVVLADGQVVRTGQGGISNSKHWQISKHGLGPQFDGMFTQSNFGVVTKLGIWLMPEPPGYKPFMITFPREEDLEQIFEITRPLKVNQVIPNAAVAVDLLWEASAKTTRRHYYDGKGPLPPSIRTKIAADLNLGMWNYYGALYGPPPMIENNWKLIEEAFSNIPGAKFHFARENDPAWDYRVKLMRGEPNMTEFSIMNWIGGGGHVNFSPISAPDGAEALAQYNLIKKRCHEFGFDYIGEFLVGWRDMHHILMIMYNRADETMRKSAHDLFSLLVDEAAAAGFGEYRTHLAFMDQIAGTYRYNDGALWDLHHRLKDALDPNGILSPGKQGIWPKSARP from the coding sequence GTGAGGCCGCCGCTGCCCGAGGGAATTGCGGCGGCCGACTTTTCACGGGCCCTCGATGAACTCGCAGGCGTCGTCGGCAAAACCTGGGTTTTCGTCGACGAGCTTCCGCTGTCGACTTACCGCGACGCGTATTCGCCGCTTGCCGATGGCACTCTGCTTCCTTCTGCCGCCGTCGCTCCGGAAAGCGTCGAACAGGTGCAGCGGATCCTTGCCATCGCCAACAGCTTCCGATTGCCGATCTGGACCATCGGGACTGGACGGAACTTCGCATATGGCGGGCCGGCACCCCGCAAATCCGGATATCTTGTCCTCGATCTGAAACGGATGAACCGGATCATCGAAGTCAACGAAAAATATGGATATGCGCTGGTCGAGCCGGGCGTTTCCTACATGCAGCTTTATCGCCACCTGCAGCGGATCGGCAGCAAATTGTGGATCGATCCGGCAGCGCCCGCCTGGGGCGGCGTCATGGGGAACGCGCTCGAGCATGGCGCCGGCTACACGCCCTATGGCGATCACTTCATTATGCAATGCGGGATGGAAGTTGTGCTTGCCGATGGCCAGGTCGTTCGCACGGGCCAGGGAGGCATCTCTAACAGCAAGCATTGGCAGATCAGCAAACATGGGCTCGGACCGCAGTTCGATGGCATGTTCACCCAGTCGAATTTCGGCGTCGTCACCAAACTCGGCATCTGGCTGATGCCGGAGCCGCCCGGTTACAAGCCGTTCATGATCACCTTTCCACGCGAAGAGGATCTCGAGCAGATTTTCGAGATCACGCGCCCGCTCAAGGTGAATCAGGTGATCCCTAACGCAGCGGTCGCGGTCGACCTATTGTGGGAGGCCTCGGCGAAGACCACGCGGCGACATTATTATGACGGCAAGGGGCCGCTCCCGCCGTCGATCCGGACGAAGATCGCCGCGGACCTCAATCTCGGGATGTGGAATTATTACGGCGCCCTCTACGGACCACCGCCCATGATCGAGAATAATTGGAAATTGATCGAGGAGGCATTCAGCAACATTCCGGGCGCCAAGTTCCACTTCGCGCGCGAGAATGATCCTGCGTGGGATTATCGCGTTAAGCTCATGCGCGGCGAACCCAATATGACCGAGTTCAGCATCATGAACTGGATCGGCGGAGGGGGACACGTCAACTTTTCCCCGATTTCCGCGCCCGACGGGGCGGAAGCCTTGGCTCAATATAATCTGATCAAGAAACGCTGCCACGAATTCGGCTTCGACTACATCGGGGAGTTTCTGGTCGGCTGGCGGGACATGCATCACATTTTGATGATCATGTACAATCGGGCCGATGAAACGATGCGCAAGAGCGCCCACGATCTCTTCAGTCTCCTGGTGGATGAGGCCGCGGCGGCGGGGTTCGGCGAATATCGTACTCATCTCGCCTTCATGGACCAGATTGCTGGAACCTATCGTTACAACGACGGGGCGCTTTGGGATCTCCATCACCGCCTGAAGGACGCTCTCGATCCCAACGGCATTCTTTCGCCCGGAAAGCAGGGCATATGGCCGAAGTCGGCGCGTCCCTGA
- a CDS encoding aromatic-ring-hydroxylating dioxygenase subunit beta: MTLAPENFNRALDDLLVADADALDSKDMQRWLSNYVEEDDASYICLSRENEEQGLALGFMYDDCHARLLDRVTYITKIWAGTFQDYRTRHFVQRVAADRIDDNTWKARSNFSVFMTPEDSGVSEVLATGQYEDLVREGADGDLKLLSRRTLLDTTVLPRYLVYPI, encoded by the coding sequence ATGACCTTGGCGCCCGAAAACTTTAATCGCGCGCTCGACGACTTGCTCGTCGCGGACGCGGACGCACTCGACAGCAAGGATATGCAGCGCTGGCTATCCAACTATGTGGAAGAGGACGACGCATCCTATATCTGTCTGTCGCGTGAAAATGAGGAACAGGGGCTCGCGCTGGGCTTCATGTACGACGACTGCCACGCGCGCCTGCTCGACCGAGTGACCTATATCACGAAGATATGGGCCGGGACATTTCAGGACTATCGAACTCGGCATTTCGTTCAGCGCGTCGCGGCGGACCGAATTGATGATAACACCTGGAAAGCGCGGTCCAACTTCAGCGTGTTCATGACGCCCGAAGACAGCGGCGTGTCCGAAGTCCTCGCGACGGGGCAATATGAGGATCTCGTTCGAGAAGGCGCGGATGGAGATCTTAAGCTTCTTTCCCGTCGCACCCTCCTCGATACGACGGTACTACCCCGCTATCTGGTCTATCCGATCTAG
- the hpaH gene encoding 2-oxo-hept-4-ene-1,7-dioate hydratase, whose translation MDDETVASLARELDVAEASQTPVRQLSLRFPQMTIEDGYRIARAWVELKKAAGRRSIGRKIGLTSRAMQASAGITEPDYGTLLDDMAFEEGSEIPIDRFINPKVEVELAFILSRPLGGPDVTTRAVLAATEYVVPAVEIIDSRVQPIDAETGSARKIQDTIADNAANAGIVLGGRPIRPDAIDLRWAGAILSRNAVIEETGIAAGVLNHPARGVAWLANRLSQWGEELQAGEILLGGSFTRPVPVSRGDVISADYGRLGSIAMRFV comes from the coding sequence ATGGACGACGAGACTGTTGCATCGCTCGCGCGTGAACTGGATGTCGCCGAGGCGAGCCAAACACCCGTCCGGCAGCTGTCGCTTCGCTTCCCTCAGATGACGATAGAAGATGGATATCGCATCGCCCGCGCGTGGGTTGAGCTCAAGAAGGCGGCGGGACGTCGGTCCATTGGCCGCAAGATTGGTCTGACATCGCGTGCGATGCAGGCGTCTGCTGGTATCACCGAGCCCGACTATGGCACGTTGCTCGATGACATGGCGTTCGAGGAGGGGAGCGAAATTCCCATCGATCGCTTCATCAATCCGAAGGTCGAAGTCGAATTGGCCTTCATTCTCTCCCGGCCGCTGGGTGGTCCCGATGTGACGACACGGGCTGTTCTCGCTGCCACTGAATATGTAGTGCCCGCCGTGGAGATCATCGACAGCCGCGTTCAGCCGATCGACGCGGAGACCGGCAGCGCCCGGAAAATCCAGGATACGATTGCCGACAACGCGGCGAATGCCGGGATCGTCCTCGGCGGCCGGCCCATCCGGCCGGACGCCATCGACCTGCGATGGGCCGGCGCCATATTATCTCGCAATGCCGTCATCGAGGAAACAGGAATTGCGGCTGGCGTGCTAAACCATCCAGCGCGAGGGGTCGCGTGGTTGGCAAATCGCTTGTCGCAGTGGGGAGAAGAGTTGCAGGCGGGCGAAATCCTGCTGGGCGGTTCTTTTACCCGCCCGGTCCCTGTGTCGCGCGGCGACGTGATATCTGCGGATTATGGCAGGCTCGGCTCGATCGCGATGCGGTTTGTCTGA
- a CDS encoding dihydrodipicolinate synthase family protein — protein sequence MRSRLLRPDDIKGAWAIVPTPATENASDWRSENTVDLDEAARVVNGLIDAGIDGILSMGTLGEAATLTHGEKLDYMRAIVDAAGGRVPVFVGTTCLNTRDTIALTREALALGADGTMLGIPMWCAPALDVSVQFYRDVAEAVPEMNIAIYANPEAFKFDFPRAFWAQVAEIPQVVTAKYIGVGTLLADLAAVKGNIKLLPIDFDYYAAARMVDEIDAFWSSGAVCHPLVTTSLRDIVAKARASGDWAAARALQARLGPTAAPLFPNGSFKEFSTYNIGLEKARMDAAGWMKAGPVRPPYHLVPEPFLAGARKSGTMWADLGRELEREQSTPLSLEAIP from the coding sequence ATGCGCAGCCGGCTGCTCCGACCCGATGATATCAAAGGCGCCTGGGCCATCGTGCCGACGCCCGCTACCGAAAACGCCTCGGACTGGCGCTCAGAGAACACGGTCGACCTGGATGAAGCCGCGCGGGTGGTGAACGGGCTGATCGACGCTGGAATTGACGGCATTCTCAGCATGGGAACTTTGGGAGAGGCGGCAACGCTCACCCACGGCGAAAAGCTCGATTATATGCGAGCGATTGTCGATGCGGCCGGCGGCCGCGTTCCCGTGTTCGTGGGCACGACCTGCCTTAACACGCGCGATACGATCGCCCTGACCCGGGAAGCGCTTGCGCTTGGCGCCGACGGGACCATGCTTGGCATTCCGATGTGGTGCGCGCCCGCGCTCGACGTTTCCGTGCAATTCTATCGCGACGTCGCCGAGGCCGTCCCCGAAATGAATATCGCCATTTACGCCAACCCCGAAGCGTTCAAGTTCGATTTTCCGCGGGCATTCTGGGCGCAGGTCGCGGAAATTCCCCAGGTCGTGACCGCGAAATATATCGGGGTCGGTACGCTGCTGGCCGATCTCGCGGCCGTGAAGGGCAATATCAAGCTACTCCCCATCGATTTCGATTATTATGCGGCGGCGCGGATGGTCGACGAGATCGATGCCTTCTGGTCCAGTGGCGCCGTTTGCCATCCGCTCGTGACGACGAGTTTGCGCGATATTGTCGCGAAGGCGAGGGCAAGCGGCGACTGGGCGGCCGCGCGGGCGCTGCAGGCGCGTCTGGGCCCCACCGCCGCGCCCCTGTTCCCGAATGGGAGCTTCAAGGAATTTTCAACGTATAACATCGGCCTCGAGAAGGCCCGAATGGACGCTGCAGGGTGGATGAAAGCGGGACCAGTTCGGCCGCCCTATCATCTCGTACCCGAGCCGTTTCTGGCCGGGGCGCGCAAATCCGGCACGATGTGGGCCGATCTGGGACGCGAGCTGGAACGCGAGCAATCCACGCCATTATCATTGGAGGCAATCCCATGA
- a CDS encoding HpcH/HpaI aldolase/citrate lyase family protein, giving the protein MGFWLALANADIAEICAGLGFDWLLVDAEHGPQTLPGIIEQLRAIASCPPCAAVVRVPSSDPVAIRQILDLGATTLMVPMVETAEQAFRLVEACRYPPSGSRGIGGARASRWGGIATHVADANERLCLIAQIETIQGVENIEAIAGVDGIDALFIGPADLAASAGLLGSANRERVRELTMGALSRILAAGKPAGILSRDLALLDAHLAGGASFVAVGIDAFALADAARGLLDRFRQ; this is encoded by the coding sequence ATGGGATTCTGGCTGGCGCTGGCGAACGCCGACATCGCCGAAATCTGCGCCGGACTGGGGTTCGACTGGCTCCTTGTCGATGCCGAGCACGGACCGCAAACTCTGCCCGGGATAATCGAGCAATTGCGGGCAATAGCGTCCTGCCCGCCCTGCGCTGCCGTCGTGCGCGTGCCTTCATCAGACCCCGTCGCGATCCGTCAAATCCTCGACTTGGGAGCGACGACCCTCATGGTTCCGATGGTCGAAACGGCTGAGCAGGCCTTCCGGTTGGTCGAAGCATGCCGCTACCCCCCATCGGGCAGCCGAGGCATCGGCGGTGCAAGGGCATCGCGCTGGGGCGGCATTGCGACCCATGTTGCCGATGCCAACGAGCGGCTTTGTCTGATTGCGCAAATCGAGACGATTCAGGGTGTCGAGAATATCGAAGCAATCGCCGGCGTCGACGGGATCGACGCGCTGTTCATCGGTCCAGCCGATCTGGCAGCGTCGGCCGGGCTCTTGGGAAGCGCCAACCGGGAGCGGGTGCGCGAGCTCACGATGGGCGCGTTGTCCCGCATCCTTGCCGCGGGAAAGCCAGCGGGAATTCTGTCGCGCGATCTCGCGCTTCTCGATGCACATCTCGCCGGCGGCGCAAGCTTCGTCGCTGTCGGAATAGATGCGTTCGCCCTCGCCGATGCGGCACGCGGGCTGCTCGATCGATTCCGCCAGTGA
- a CDS encoding 1,6-dihydroxycyclohexa-2,4-diene-1-carboxylate dehydrogenase produces the protein MISSGRYADKIAVVTGGAQGIGLAVATRMAREGATVTIADRAEDATMAAVAGLRSDGLDAYGEIHDLEKRDGACSLYGNVIERHGRVDVAVHNVGGTIWAKPFWDYCAEEIEAEINRSLWPTIWCCHAVLPHLLAAGQGAIVNVGSVATRGINRLPYAAAKGGVAALTVALAQDLEDRPIRVNCVAPGGVNVTRVTPRNPAEPTEADKAGFEAVVRQTLRDTPMARFGEVDEIAAAICFLGAPEASYITGQTLYVAGGGIG, from the coding sequence ATGATTTCCTCCGGGCGATATGCCGATAAAATTGCCGTGGTTACGGGCGGAGCCCAAGGCATCGGATTGGCGGTTGCGACCCGAATGGCCCGGGAAGGCGCGACAGTGACCATCGCTGACCGCGCCGAGGACGCCACGATGGCGGCCGTTGCGGGCCTTCGTTCCGACGGGCTCGACGCTTATGGTGAAATTCACGACCTTGAGAAAAGAGACGGCGCCTGTTCGCTTTACGGGAATGTGATCGAGCGGCATGGGCGCGTCGATGTCGCGGTCCATAATGTCGGCGGCACGATCTGGGCCAAGCCCTTCTGGGACTATTGCGCGGAGGAGATAGAGGCTGAGATCAACCGTTCGCTCTGGCCTACGATCTGGTGCTGTCATGCCGTGCTCCCGCATCTTTTGGCGGCGGGCCAGGGTGCGATCGTCAACGTCGGCTCGGTCGCGACGCGTGGGATCAACCGCTTGCCCTATGCCGCAGCGAAGGGCGGCGTTGCTGCGCTGACCGTGGCGCTTGCCCAGGATCTCGAAGACAGGCCCATTCGGGTCAATTGCGTGGCGCCAGGCGGCGTGAACGTCACGAGAGTCACACCCAGAAATCCGGCCGAGCCCACCGAGGCAGACAAGGCAGGGTTCGAGGCTGTCGTAAGGCAGACGCTGCGCGATACCCCGATGGCGCGCTTTGGCGAGGTCGACGAGATAGCTGCCGCCATCTGTTTTCTCGGCGCCCCCGAGGCCTCCTACATCACCGGACAGACGCTCTATGTTGCCGGAGGCGGGATAGGCTGA